In Arachis hypogaea cultivar Tifrunner chromosome 2, arahy.Tifrunner.gnm2.J5K5, whole genome shotgun sequence, a genomic segment contains:
- the LOC112734242 gene encoding uncharacterized protein, giving the protein MVEPLFTAISSDSHSDPIVFVWYDTFYSEHENGVSSHRNSIQLEKAAVLFNLGAVCSQIGASCDRTTPLGRHVAMDAFNAATEFFLKLWQVLAKDVSATLDLTLHFAESLHRLCGAQALELRLKQQLDSNNNAAAASSALQQHGIAVMFKSVYENYDRVSDLILGDSAAIGHVFSFDRTWIAHLHQKVKFFKVEAHQRRSSILPKSELSKTDRLIESCPLDHDAVSATENLVRGICCWSSLVQSCPLDLDAELVREIWKLKHKSIPKQERIPYLDLLLSEYSSFKIIDDGKLVANPWDMPPPYPTNLEILSSSSLPIMPPIPLKKSEPLDLYESLRSYVALKYSESEAERVEGLFKMVDKLRSEMQRDDLSLPIRRDCLIHYLKCLCMIEPLFPMTTSPNPPMFGTMPSTHNRTLPSTTSISRRPLFSSTWEPSPPTLLSPAISEPSKAITLSWMHYMTLHIGSPYCGSLRLRRHLPQLTCQ; this is encoded by the exons ATGGTTGAGCCACTCTTCACCGCTATCTCCTCCGACTCCCATTCCGACCCCATCGTCTTTGTCTGGTACGACACCTTCTACTCTGAGCATGAGAATGGGGTCTCCTCGCACCGCAACAGCATCCAATTGGAGAAGGCTGCTGTTCTCTTCAACCTTGGCGCCGTATGCAGCCAAATTGGGGCCTCTTGCGACCGCACCACCCCCCTTGGCCGTCACGTTGCAATGGACGCCTTCAATGCAGCCACCGAATTCTTCTTGAAACTTTGGCAGGTTCTCGCCAAGGACGTCTCCGCCACCCTCGACTTGACTCTCCACTTCGCCGAGAGTCTGCACCGCCTCTGCGGTGCTCAGGCTTTGGAGCTCAGATTAAAGCAACAACTCGACAGCAACAACAACGCCGCCGCCGCCAGTTCCGCTCTCCAACAACATGGAATTGCCGTTATGTTTAAATCG GTTTATGAGAATTATGATAGAGTATCTGATCTGATACTAGGTGATTCGGCTGCAATCGGACATGTCTTCTCATTTGACCGAACCTGGATAGCTCATCTTCATCAGAAGGTGAAATTCTTTAAGGTGGAGGCTCATCAGAGGCGATCATCCATCCTACCCAAATCCGAGCTATCTAAAACAGACAGATTGATCGAATCCTGTCCTCTTGATCATGATGCGGTATCTGCCACTGAAAATTTAGTTAGAGGGATTTGTTGCTGGAGTTCATTGGTCCAATCCTGTCCTCTTGATCTTGATGCAGAATTAGTTAGAGAGATTTGGAAGCTTAAGCACAAGTCTATACCGAAGCAAGAACGAATCCCATACCTTGACCTCCTCCTCTCTGAGTACAGCTCTTTCAAGATTATTGATGATGGAAAGCTAGTGGCCAACCCTTGGGACATGCCTCCTCCTTATCCAACAAATTTGGAAATCCTCTCTTCTTCGTCTTTGCCAATTATGCCTCCGATCCCTTTGAAGAAGAGTGAGCCCTTGGACCTCTATGAGTCCCTTCGCAGTTATGTTGCCCTTAAATACTCTGAGAGCGAGGCAGAGAGAGTAGAAGGCCTTTTCAAAATGGTAGACAAATTGCGCAGTGAAATGCAGCGTGATGACCTCTCTCTACCCATTCGCCGTGACTGCCTCATCCACTATTTGAAATGCCTTTGCATGATTGAGCCTTTGTTCCCCATGACTACCTCACCCAATCCCCCTATGTTTGGTACAATGCCTTCAACCCACAACAGGACTCTTCCCAGCACAACATCCATTTCGAGAAGGCCTCTGTTCTCTTCAACCTGGGAGCCCTCTCCACCCACATTACTCTCTCCTGCGATCTCAGAACCGTCCAAGGCTATCACCTTGTCATGGATGCATTATATGACGCTTCATATTGGTTCTCCATACTGTGGAAGCTTGAGGCTGAGAAGGCATCTCCCACAATTGACTTGTCAGTAA
- the LOC112720862 gene encoding CBL-interacting serine/threonine-protein kinase 9-like gives MISKKKGGGTETTKITKTTTAAATTRSRTRVGKYELGRTIGEGSFAKVKIARNVDNGQSAAIKILVKNQIVKHPRMMEQLKKEISTMKMVQHPNVIKIYEVMASKTKIYIVLELIKGGELKIARKGRLEENEARSYFHQLINAVDYCHSRGVYHRDLKPENLLLDKNDILRVSDFGLSTFVQREDKLLHTTCGTPNYVAPEVIHNGGYDGSAADIWSCGVILFVLMAGYLPFDEPNQIALFRKIEKAEYVFPPWFSKEAKKLLSRILDPNPLTRIKISEILQDEWFRKGYKPPIFKEEEEINTDDVTAAFDDSRENLVTETKEKPASLNAFELISRSKTFNLGSMFEQKSLGMVKRETHFTSQCPPNEIMSKIEEAAKPLGFNVHKHNYKMKLQGDKSGRKGHLSVATEVFEVAPSLHVELRKTGGDTLEFHKFYKSFSSGLQDIVWHSEENKIDEE, from the exons atGATCTCCAAGAAGAAGGGTGGAGGAACGGAAACAACAAAAATTACAAAGACAACGACAGCGGCAGCAACAACGAGGTCTCGTACCCGTGTTGGCAAGTATGAACTTGGAAGGACCATTGGCGAGGGAAGCTTTGCGAAGGTCAAAATTGCAAGAAACGTTGATAATGGCCAAAGTGCTGCCATTAAGATCCTCGTCAAAAACCAGATTGTGAAACATCCTAGGATGATGGAACAG CTGAAGAAGGAAATCTCTACGATGAAGATGGTCCAACATCCGAACGTGATCAAAATTTATGAG GTGATGGCAAGCAAAACAAAGATTTACATTGTCTTAGAGTTGATCAAGGGAGGAGAACTGAAAATT GCCAGAAAAGGGAGACTAGAAGAAAATGAAGCAAGAAGCTATTTTCATCAATTAATCAATGCAGTTGATTATTGCCACAGTAGAGGAGTTTATCATAGAGATTTGAAG CCTGAAAATCTTCTTCTGGACAAAAATGATATTCTTAGAGTTTCAGATTTTGGCTTGAGCACATTCGTACAGCGA GAGGATAAACTTCTGCACACTACCTGCGGAACCCCTAATTATGTTGCACCTGAG GTGATCCATAATGGAGGTTATGATGGTTCTGCAGCTGATATATGGTCTTGTGGAGTCATTCTCTTTGTACTCATGGCTGGATACTTGCCTTTTGATGAACCAAATCAAATTGCACTCTTCAGAAAA attgaaaaggctgaGTATGTTTTTCCACCGTGGTTTTCCAAGGAGGCAAAGAAACTACTAAGTCGCATTCTTGATCCAAACCCTCTCACA AGGATAAAAATTTCAGAAATATTACAAGATGAATGGTTTAGAAAAGGATACAAACCACCAATatttaaagaggaagaagaaataaataCAGACGATGTGACTGCTGCTTTTGATGATTCCagg GAAAATCTGGTGACAGAGACAAAAGAGAAACCGGCCTCACTGAACGCTTTTGAGCTCATTTCAAGATCAAAGACCTTTAACCTTGGAAGTATGTTTGAGCAGAAATCACTA GGAATGGTAAAGAGAGAAACACATTTTACCTCACAGTGCCCTCCAAATGAAATTATGTCTAAAATTGAGGAAGCTGCCAAGCCTCTTGGATTCAATGTTCACAAGCACAATTATAAG ATGAAGTTGCAAGGTGATAAGAGTGGAAGGAAGGGTCACCTTTCAGTGGCTACTGAG GTTTTCGAGGTAGCACCCTCCTTGCACGTGGAATTGCGAAAAACAGGGGGAGATACATTGGAGTTTCACAAG TTCTACAAAAGCTTTTCATCAGGGTTGCAAGACATAGTGTGGCATTCTGAAGAGAACAAAATTGACGAAGAATGA